Proteins encoded in a region of the Podarcis muralis chromosome 4, rPodMur119.hap1.1, whole genome shotgun sequence genome:
- the LOC144324870 gene encoding transmembrane 4 L6 family member 1-like produces the protein MKRYRMCAGKCSKCIGIALLPLAVCAIVSNLLLYFPNGEVLEPRRITDLVWFFHGILGAGILVFLPAFMILGAGEAKCCANRCGMVLSLVFAVLGALGGLYCVIISSLGLISGPLCDIGDEVYIYPFRNDSLVDNYLFNQTTWSICKKPENIILWNIVLFSLLLAIGLAEAILCLIQVVNSLIGFIRGLRERKTDIAGI, from the exons AAGAGATACAGGATGTGCGCTGGAAAATGCTCCAAATGCATTGGGATTGCCCTCCTGCCTCTGGCTGTCTGCGCTATCGTCTCCAATCTCCTCCTCTACTTCCCTAACGGAGAAGTGTTGGAACCACGCAGGATCACGGACCTGGTCTGGTTCTTCCACGGTATTCTTGGAGCTGGAATATTG GTTTTCTTGCCAGCGTTTATGATATTGGGTGCGGGTGAAGCCAAATGCTGCGCTAACAGATGTGGG ATGGTCCTCTCTCTCGTCTTTGCTGTGCTTGGAGCTCTCGGTGGACTGTACTGTGTGATCATCTCATCCTTGGGGTTAATTAGCGGTCCTCTCTGTGATATTGGAGACGAAGTATACATCTACCCTTTCAGGAATGACAGCTTAGT GGACAATTATTTGTTTAACCAGACAACCTGGAGCATCTGCAAAAAACCCGAAAATATCATCCTTTGGAACATTGTGTTGTTTTCCCTCCTGCTGGCAATCGGCCTGGCTGAAGCCATCCTCTGCCTCATCCAAGTGGTCAACAGTCTCATCGGGTTCATACGTGGCTTGAGGGAAAGAAAG ACGGATATTGCAGGAATATGA
- the LOC114595292 gene encoding transmembrane 4 L6 family member 1-like, whose translation MCAGKCSKCIGIALLPLAVCAIVSNLLLYFPNGEVLEPRRITDLVWFFHGILGAGILVFLPAFMILGAGEAKCCANRCGMVLSLVFAVLGALGGLYCVIISSLGLISGPLCDIGDEVYIYPFRNDSLVDNYLFNQTTWSICKKPENIILWNIVLFSLLLAIGLAEATLCLIQVVNSLIGFIRGLRERKTDIAGM comes from the exons ATGTGCGCTGGAAAATGCTCCAAATGCATTGGGATTGCCCTCCTGCCTCTGGCTGTCTGCGCTATCGTCTCCAATCTCCTCCTCTACTTCCCTAACGGAGAAGTGTTGGAACCACGCAGGATCACGGACCTGGTCTGGTTCTTCCACGGTATTCTTGGAGCTGGAATATTG GTTTTCTTGCCAGCGTTTATGATATTGGGTGCGGGTGAAGCCAAATGCTGCGCTAACAGATGTGGG ATGGTCCTCTCTCTCGTCTTTGCTGTGCTTGGAGCTCTCGGTGGACTGTACTGTGTGATCATCTCATCCTTGGGGTTAATTAGCGGTCCTCTCTGTGATATTGGTGACGAAGTATACATCTACCCTTTCAGGAATGACAGCTTAGT GGACAATTATTTGTTTAACCAGACAACCTGGAGCATCTGCAAAAAACCCGAAAATATCATCCTTTGGAACATTGTGTTGTTTTCCCTCCTGCTGGCAATCGGCCTGGCTGAAGCCACCCTCTGCCTCATCCAAGTGGTCAACAGTCTCATCGGGTTCATACGTGGCTTGAGGGAAAGAAAG ACGGATATTGCAGGAATGTGA